TGGCCCCTGGATGTGGCAGGCTATTCTCTGTCCCAGGTCAGGGTCACCTCTGAGCCCTCCTGGTGTCTCTGTAGGCTGTGGAGTACCCCGAGTACCTGGATCTCCGCCCGTACATGTCCGAGACCGATGGAGAGCCCCTGTATTACTCCCTGTATGCTGTCCTGGTGCACAGTGGCTACAGCTGCCATGAAGGACACTATTTCTGCTACACCAAGGTAAACAGCaactttcttccttccttctttcccaacGAGGAGAAGGCGTGCTGGGGAAGAGGAACTTTCCTGTCGCTATTACCGACAGCCAAGGTTTTGGGCCAGAAGGTCTCCTTAGGGGCTGCACTGGATTTCTTTTGGCACACTCTTTGTTAGGTAGTTTTCTGCCCGTGTGTTTGGTGAGAAGCCATGCAGAGAtccttgcctttatttttcacagGCCAGCAATGGGTTGTGGTACCAGATGGATGATGAGTCTGTGGAGGTTCGTGGCATTGACACAGCTCTCGGGCAGCAAGCCTACCTGCTGTTTTATGCCAGGTGAGACaatggaacaggctgcccaaagaagctgtgggtgccccatccctggaagagttcaaggccaggttggatggggcttggagggTCCTGGTCTATTGTACGGTATTCTTGGCCATGAGCTGGGGTGGAACAAAaggagctttaaggtcccttccagggCAAACAAGTGTGTGAATTTATGGAATGGAGGCTGTAGAAGGTAGAAAGATGAGGTTttgctgggacaggagcaggcCGGGTGGGAATACTCTGGTTGACCTTTTCATTTGTGACCTTGGCTAAGTCTCTCTGTCATAGAAACGTCTCCGAGAAAATGACTgaagcccagaggaggctgcaaCAACAGCCCTAAAGTGAGatcactctttttttctccagatgcTCTGATCTGAGGCTTGGAGAAAAGGCTTCTTCCTCGCTGGCACCATCATATGCACCATCCGTCCTCAGTCAGTGGgcagcctgcagcaagcaggtGGCTTCTGTAGTCCCACAGGTTTTGCCTGACAGGACAAAGGTAACTGGGGAGGAGAGTCAGGGCACCACAG
This genomic window from Parus major isolate Abel unplaced genomic scaffold, Parus_major1.1 Scaffold971, whole genome shotgun sequence contains:
- the LOC107199537 gene encoding ubiquitin carboxyl-terminal hydrolase 42-like, which produces MSETDGEPLYYSLYAVLVHSGYSCHEGHYFCYTKASNGLWYQMDDESVEVRGIDTALGQQAYLLFYARCSDLRLGEKASSSLAPSYAPSVLSQWAACSKQVASVVPQVLPDRTKVTGEESQGTTGAGEFFLSISPFSPGTLQHSSQPQCCFLSKHATCIHAICVPLALWPWQPSRRAFGRL